GCACCTCGGCCAGCAGGGGCAGCGTGCCGATGCTCGGTGCCCCGTGGCCACCGCCTTCGGCGCCCCGGGCCACCAGAACGTCGACACCGGCCTCGACCGCACGACGCGCTGCGCCGACGTCGGCCACCTGCGTCGCGACCATCAGCCCAGCCTCGTGTGCCTTTGCGACCCAAGACCATTCGTCACCGAAGCTGACGCTCAGCAACGCAGGCGCGGCGGCCACCGCCACGTCGAGAAGCACCGGATCACGCTCGGCGACCCACCCCACCAATCCGATGCCGATGGGCGCCGCCCCATGCGGAAGCCCGGCCAGTTCGGCACGCAACGCCTCGGCCGACCCCGCGCTGCCCATGCCGACCATTCCCAGGCCCCCGGCGCTCGCGACGGCGGCGGCCAATCGTGCCCCCGCGGCGCCACCCATCGGCGCGTTGACGATCGGCACCGTCAGCCCCATCGACCTCGACCACGGCGTCGACAACGTCA
The DNA window shown above is from Mycolicibacterium confluentis and carries:
- a CDS encoding nitronate monooxygenase, which codes for MTLSTPWSRSMGLTVPIVNAPMGGAAGARLAAAVASAGGLGMVGMGSAGSAEALRAELAGLPHGAAPIGIGLVGWVAERDPVLLDVAVAAAPALLSVSFGDEWSWVAKAHEAGLMVATQVADVGAARRAVEAGVDVLVARGAEGGGHGAPSIGTLPLLAEVLDSVDVPVLAAGGIASPRALAAVLAAGAAGAWVGTALATCTEALTPPAARDQLLAAESNQTATTRKFDIAAQYPWPATLPERVLLDAVGEPTPVNAGQGVGAVRTQRAAGDLISEWCSQAADLLGRWA